One Rosa chinensis cultivar Old Blush chromosome 5, RchiOBHm-V2, whole genome shotgun sequence genomic region harbors:
- the LOC112201586 gene encoding uncharacterized protein LOC112201586, with protein MDSEPFEREKNVTFLGMMYQLLPHQSEKASSSSSSSSFEGPRSTEGLSAALSDQSRIIVARPVRGVVSLWTCSKFCAIAFVAGIIVGYTLKRRVKRWANKLLKRIKDD; from the exons ATGGATTCCGAGCCTTTCGAGAGAGAAAAGAACGTGACTTTTCTGGGGATGATGTACCAGCTCCTCCCACACCAATCCGAAAaagcttcatcatcttcttcttcttcttcctttgaagGTCCTCGTTCTACTGAGGGCCTCTCTGCCGCTTTGTCCGATCAGTCTCGTATTATAGTCGCCAGACCTGTTAG AGGAGTGGTGTCCCTGTGGACATGCTCAAAGTTCTGTGCAATTGCCTTTGTTGCTGGGATCATTGTTGGCTATACCCTGAAGCGACGCGTTAAACGCTGGGCTAACAAGCTTCTCAAGAGGATCAAAGACGATTGA